From the genome of Malus sylvestris chromosome 6, drMalSylv7.2, whole genome shotgun sequence, one region includes:
- the LOC126625433 gene encoding uncharacterized protein LOC126625433 produces the protein MNAKLLKPYSEEEVCVALFQMHPSKALGPDGHFLQNKRWGRKGSFALKLDLSKAYDRVEWNFLEAMMLSFLFGKAKLEECAEVQHILDMFCQASGQEINLGKSSIAFFANVTGCEQQGLAHFFGVQLVEQHERYLGLLTFVGRSKWQTFAYIKERVHKRLCGWKGKCLSGAGREFLVEVVAQALPSYAMNCFLIPKTFCDDLHQLMARFWWGSDPDSRKIHWKSWDKLCLAKPEGGMGLQNLYVFNLTVLEKQGWFIL, from the exons atgaatgcaaagttgtTGAAGCCTTACTCGGAAGAGGAGGTTTGTGTTGCACTTTTCCAAATGCATCCGTCCAAAGCCCTAGGTCCGGATG GTCATTTCCTTCAAAATAAAAGGTGGGGACGGAAGGGATCCTTTGCACTCAAATTGGATCTGAGCAAGGCATACGATAGGGTGGAGTGGAATTTTTTGGAAGCTATGATGTTGAG TTTCTTGTTTGGTAAGGCGAAGTTGGAAGAGTGTGCAGAGGTTCAACATATTCTGGATATGTTCTGCCAAGCATCAGGTCAAGAAATAAATTTGGGTAAAAGTAGTATTGCTTTTTTTGCTAACGTGACTGGCTGTGAGCAGCAAGGGTTGGCACATTTTTTTGGTGTTCAATTAGTGGAGCAGCATGAGAGATATTTGGGCTTGCTTACGTTTGTGGGTAGGAGCAAATGGCAAACTTTTGCTTATATTAAGGAGAGAGTTCATAAGAGGCTATGTGGGTGGAAAGGAAAGTGTTTAAGCGGAGCAGGACGAGAGTTTCTTGTGGAGGTGGTGGCTCAGGCATTGCCTTCATATGCTATGAATTGTTTTCTGATTCCAAAGACTTTTTGTGATGATCTACATCAGCTCATGGCTCGATTTTGGTGGGGTAGTGATCCTGACTCAAGGAAAATTCATTGGAAGTCGTGGGATAAGTTGTGTTTGGCTAAACCGGAAGGGGGTATGGGGTTGCAGAACCTTTATGTCTTTAATCTAACAGTGTTGGAGAAACAAGGGTGGTTTATTCTCTAG